A region from the Corallococcus caeni genome encodes:
- a CDS encoding MerR family transcriptional regulator — MNIGELARRTGSSARSIRHYDKAGLLASHRRDNGYRDFDEAAVPQVMQVARMIRLGFSLEEIATFPRCMLQQVTDAICPDALAAHRERLAEVERQLFDLARLRERLLAVLPPNEGVPHEPS, encoded by the coding sequence ATGAACATCGGAGAACTCGCCCGGCGCACGGGCAGCAGCGCACGCTCCATCCGCCACTACGACAAGGCCGGGCTGCTCGCCTCCCACCGCCGCGACAACGGCTACCGCGACTTCGACGAAGCCGCCGTGCCCCAGGTGATGCAGGTGGCCCGGATGATCCGCCTGGGCTTTTCCCTGGAGGAGATCGCCACCTTCCCGCGCTGCATGCTCCAGCAGGTCACGGACGCCATCTGCCCGGACGCGCTCGCGGCCCACCGGGAGCGTCTGGCGGAAGTGGAGCGGCAGCTCTTCGACCTCGCGCGTCTGCGCGAGCGCCTCCTTGCCGTGCTTCCCCCCAACGAAGGAGTCCCCCATGAACCGTCGTGA
- a CDS encoding metallophosphoesterase — protein sequence MRTLILSDLHLGNGGPYDIFAGAAELPALFDSFTGTPTHVVLNGDSFDFLLNDDPLAVDPRRTLEQARALVTSAATAPALKALGRVLAAGGQATMVVGNHDLELALPDVQGVIRSALGQPPDVASRLEFRDGTAPLRLEVGGSHVLVTHGEHTDVANRIDYDSLLSPERANRFRYPPGSVLVKTLLNPLKHQHRMRYMDLLKPDFQGAVMVALGVKPDALKVLFNAGTLTLIRRLLENRSLAPAFALEPMDAVGASDADAHLARGLARVDLKDDEVEALLSVIDPEKLNAFDNPEALGRARLKLAKAGFALYARLHRAVAGRSGTDYFALEPGKDELAETARLGKKYNPQAVVMGHTHAARWHEGDGPLYANTGTWISLLQLPAPEASDEEWGEYLAELQGNPSLDPAKQKHAKLEQRFTFVEVEPHASAKGATLRLSQWTAQGPKTLRSAELPSAS from the coding sequence ATGCGAACGCTCATCCTCAGCGACCTTCACCTCGGCAACGGAGGCCCCTACGACATCTTCGCGGGCGCCGCCGAGCTGCCCGCCCTCTTCGACTCCTTCACGGGCACGCCCACCCATGTCGTCCTCAACGGGGACAGCTTCGACTTCCTGCTCAACGACGACCCGCTGGCGGTGGATCCGCGGCGGACGCTGGAGCAGGCCCGGGCGCTGGTGACGTCCGCGGCGACCGCGCCCGCGCTGAAGGCGCTCGGGCGGGTGCTGGCCGCGGGAGGCCAGGCGACGATGGTGGTGGGCAACCATGACCTGGAGCTGGCGCTGCCGGACGTCCAGGGGGTGATCCGCTCGGCGCTCGGGCAGCCGCCGGACGTGGCTTCGCGGTTGGAGTTCCGGGACGGCACCGCGCCCCTGCGACTGGAGGTCGGCGGGTCGCACGTGCTCGTCACGCACGGCGAGCACACCGACGTGGCGAACCGCATCGACTACGACTCGCTCCTGTCGCCGGAGCGGGCGAACCGCTTCCGGTATCCGCCGGGCTCGGTGCTGGTGAAGACGCTGCTCAACCCGCTCAAGCACCAGCACCGCATGCGGTACATGGACCTGCTCAAGCCGGACTTCCAGGGCGCGGTGATGGTGGCGCTCGGCGTGAAGCCGGACGCGCTCAAGGTCCTGTTCAACGCCGGGACGCTCACGCTCATCCGGCGCCTGCTGGAGAACCGGAGCCTCGCGCCGGCCTTCGCGCTCGAGCCGATGGACGCGGTGGGCGCGTCGGACGCGGACGCGCACCTGGCGCGCGGTCTGGCGCGGGTGGACCTGAAGGACGACGAGGTGGAGGCGTTGCTGTCGGTGATCGACCCGGAGAAGCTCAACGCCTTCGACAACCCGGAGGCCCTGGGCCGCGCGCGGCTGAAGCTGGCCAAGGCGGGCTTCGCGCTCTACGCGCGCCTGCACCGCGCGGTCGCCGGCAGGAGCGGTACGGACTACTTCGCGCTGGAGCCTGGGAAGGACGAGCTCGCGGAGACCGCGCGGCTGGGCAAGAAGTACAACCCCCAGGCGGTGGTGATGGGCCACACGCACGCGGCCCGCTGGCACGAGGGCGACGGGCCGCTCTACGCCAACACCGGCACGTGGATCTCGCTGCTCCAGCTCCCCGCCCCGGAGGCCTCCGACGAGGAGTGGGGCGAATACCTCGCGGAGCTCCAGGGCAATCCATCGCTGGACCCGGCGAAGCAGAAGCACGCGAAGCTGGAGCAGCGCTTCACCTTCGTGGAGGTGGAGCCCCACGCCTCCGCGAAGGGCGCGACCCTGCGGCTGTCACAGTGGACCGCGCAGGGCCCGAAGACCCTTCGCAGCGCGGAGCTTCCGTCCGCGAGCTGA
- a CDS encoding alpha/beta fold hydrolase: protein MNRRDVMKTALLGAGLLPGVGLAVTPVKAPRKARTFLLIHGAWHNALHWTRVSEALSAKGHQVVAIDLPGHGLNARFPASYLTGDTARFKEERSPQADLTLDDCADAVVAALEKLQGGPSKPVLVGHSAGGTVITRAAEKAPHLIGRLVYLSAYVPLRLQSASGYGALPEAHTPYSEALFIGDAAKVGAVRINPRGDAAYREALRAGFYHDVDEAAFLPFALTLTPDIPLSLWTGKVGATKERWGRIPRSYLRCAQDRALAPALQDLMIREADAFTPGNAFTVDTLDSSHSPFASQPQKLAALLNGLR from the coding sequence ATGAACCGTCGTGACGTGATGAAGACCGCCCTGCTGGGCGCGGGCCTGCTGCCAGGAGTCGGGCTCGCGGTCACGCCCGTGAAGGCTCCGCGCAAGGCCAGGACGTTCCTCCTGATCCACGGCGCGTGGCACAACGCCCTGCACTGGACGCGCGTCTCGGAGGCCCTCTCCGCGAAGGGGCACCAGGTGGTGGCCATCGACCTGCCCGGCCACGGCCTCAACGCGCGCTTCCCCGCGTCCTATCTCACGGGCGACACGGCGCGCTTCAAGGAGGAGCGCTCGCCCCAGGCGGACCTCACGCTGGACGACTGCGCGGACGCGGTGGTCGCCGCATTGGAGAAGCTCCAGGGTGGTCCCAGCAAGCCCGTGCTCGTGGGCCACAGCGCGGGAGGCACCGTCATCACCCGAGCGGCGGAGAAGGCCCCGCACCTCATCGGGCGGCTGGTGTACCTGAGCGCCTACGTCCCGCTGCGACTCCAGAGCGCCAGCGGCTACGGCGCCCTGCCCGAGGCCCACACGCCCTACAGCGAAGCCCTCTTCATCGGCGACGCCGCGAAGGTGGGCGCGGTGCGGATCAACCCGCGTGGCGACGCGGCCTACCGGGAGGCCCTGCGCGCGGGCTTCTACCACGACGTGGATGAAGCAGCCTTCCTGCCCTTCGCGCTCACGCTCACGCCCGACATCCCCCTGTCGCTGTGGACGGGCAAGGTCGGCGCCACGAAGGAGCGCTGGGGCCGCATCCCGCGCAGCTACCTTCGCTGCGCCCAGGACCGCGCCCTGGCCCCCGCGCTCCAGGACCTGATGATCCGCGAGGCGGACGCCTTCACGCCCGGCAACGCCTTCACCGTGGACACGCTGGACTCGTCACACTCGCCCTTCGCGTCCCAGCCCCAGAAGCTGGCCGCGCTACTGAACGGCCTGCGCTGA
- a CDS encoding DUF6229 family protein, with the protein MTKKASVQDVVQGWLSGDEESHGMTNPAGPVFVGGARTEQALTESNLVADTGCSSCTASTTAFCC; encoded by the coding sequence ATGACGAAGAAGGCCTCGGTCCAGGATGTGGTGCAGGGCTGGCTGTCCGGTGATGAGGAGTCCCATGGCATGACGAACCCGGCGGGCCCGGTGTTCGTGGGAGGTGCGCGCACGGAACAGGCGCTCACGGAGTCCAACCTGGTGGCGGACACGGGCTGCAGCAGCTGCACCGCCTCCACCACCGCGTTCTGCTGTTGA
- a CDS encoding MFS transporter, which produces MSLSPPVPRPRPALLTLAYLAFVSLGLPDAVLGVAWPSLRSTFGLSQAMMGSILGTAAVTYFISGLLAGRLMRAMNLGLLLALSTGSVVLGLTGYATVPLFVLFLAAACFIGFGSGAIDSALNNYAAQNFGPRHMSWLHAAYSVGAALGPVLMTALLARGASWRTGYAVIAGVLGALALTFLVMRRMWSAPEATPGEAPRADVPAASAMEAVRRPRVWLQILTFFFYTGLEVTAGQWSFTVLTEGRGLHTAAAGTFVSLYWGSLLAGRILSGFVVEHIGPVRMLRGSTVLAVVGALLFAIPSLPPALGLVLLGLALAPIFPVLMSETPRRVGLDVSHHAVGFQVSAATTGVAALPSLAGIIAERWGLQFIAPYMLAVAVLLTVVHGVLSAVADRPQLSR; this is translated from the coding sequence GTGAGCCTGTCCCCGCCCGTGCCCCGTCCGCGTCCCGCGCTTCTCACGCTTGCCTACCTGGCGTTCGTCAGCCTGGGGTTGCCGGACGCGGTGCTGGGGGTCGCGTGGCCGTCGCTGCGGAGCACGTTCGGGCTGTCGCAGGCGATGATGGGCTCCATCCTCGGGACGGCGGCCGTCACGTACTTCATCTCCGGGTTGCTCGCGGGCCGGCTGATGCGGGCGATGAACCTGGGGCTGCTGTTGGCGCTGAGCACCGGCTCGGTGGTGCTCGGGCTCACGGGCTACGCGACGGTGCCCCTGTTCGTGCTGTTCCTGGCCGCCGCCTGCTTCATCGGCTTCGGCTCGGGCGCCATCGACTCCGCGCTCAACAACTACGCGGCCCAGAACTTCGGTCCCAGGCACATGAGCTGGCTGCACGCGGCCTACAGCGTCGGTGCCGCGCTGGGTCCGGTGTTGATGACCGCGCTGCTCGCGCGGGGGGCCAGCTGGCGGACGGGCTATGCGGTCATCGCGGGAGTGCTGGGCGCGCTGGCCCTGACGTTCCTGGTGATGCGCCGGATGTGGAGCGCGCCGGAGGCGACGCCGGGAGAGGCGCCACGAGCGGATGTGCCTGCCGCGTCCGCGATGGAGGCCGTGCGCCGTCCCCGCGTGTGGCTCCAGATCCTGACGTTCTTCTTCTACACGGGCCTGGAGGTGACGGCGGGCCAGTGGAGCTTCACGGTGCTGACCGAAGGCCGGGGCCTGCACACCGCCGCGGCGGGCACCTTCGTGAGCCTCTACTGGGGCAGCCTGCTGGCGGGGCGCATCCTCTCCGGCTTCGTCGTCGAGCACATCGGACCCGTGCGGATGCTGCGCGGGAGCACGGTGCTGGCGGTGGTGGGCGCGCTCCTGTTCGCGATTCCGTCGCTACCGCCCGCGCTCGGGCTGGTGTTGTTGGGGCTCGCGCTGGCGCCCATCTTCCCGGTCCTGATGTCGGAGACGCCGCGCCGCGTGGGGCTGGACGTCTCCCATCACGCAGTGGGCTTCCAGGTCAGCGCGGCGACCACGGGCGTGGCGGCCCTGCCGAGCCTCGCGGGCATCATCGCGGAGCGCTGGGGGCTCCAGTTCATCGCCCCCTACATGCTCGCGGTGGCCGTGCTGCTGACCGTGGTGCACGGCGTGCTGTCCGCCGTGGCGGACCGTCCCCAGCTCTCCCGCTGA